Proteins co-encoded in one Paracoccus aestuarii genomic window:
- a CDS encoding IS5-like element ISPaes2 family transposase (programmed frameshift): MSNLYWLSDAQMERLKPFFPKSHGKPRVDDRRVLSGIIFINRNGLRWCDAPKEYGPAKTLYNRWKRWSDNGVFARIMVGLAAESAENKTIMIDATYLKAHRTASSLGVKKGGRGRQIGRTKGGMNTKLHAVADAKGRPIGFFMSAGQVSDYTGAAALLGSLPKAEWLLADRGYDADWFRDALKDKGIKVCIPGRRSRKKVVKYDKRRYKRRNRIEIMFGRLKDWRRVATRYDRCPETFFSAIMLAATVLFWL, encoded by the exons ATGAGTAATCTTTACTGGCTGAGCGACGCCCAAATGGAGCGTCTGAAACCGTTCTTTCCCAAGAGCCATGGCAAGCCCCGGGTCGATGATCGTCGCGTTCTCAGCGGCATAATTTTCATCAATCGTAATGGGTTGCGGTGGTGTGACGCGCCGAAGGAATACGGCCCGGCCAAAACCCTCTACAACCGCTGGAAGCGCTGGAGCGATAACGGGGTTTTTGCCCGGATCATGGTCGGCCTTGCCGCCGAGAGCGCCGAGAACAAGACGATCATGATTGACGCGACCTATCTCAAGGCACACCGCACGGCCTCGAGCCTTGGGGTGA AAAAAGGGGGGCGCGGGCGCCAGATCGGGCGCACCAAAGGCGGTATGAACACCAAGTTGCACGCTGTCGCCGATGCGAAGGGGCGGCCGATCGGGTTCTTCATGTCGGCCGGCCAGGTTAGCGATTACACCGGCGCGGCGGCGCTGCTGGGCAGCCTGCCGAAGGCTGAGTGGCTTCTGGCCGACAGGGGCTACGACGCTGATTGGTTCAGAGACGCTTTGAAAGACAAGGGGATAAAGGTTTGCATCCCCGGACGGAGGTCCCGCAAGAAGGTCGTCAAATACGACAAGCGGCGTTACAAAAGGCGTAACCGCATCGAAATCATGTTCGGACGTCTGAAGGACTGGAGGCGCGTCGCAACCCGTTATGACCGCTGCCCGGAAACGTTCTTCTCAGCGATCATGCTCGCCGCAACCGTCTTGTTCTGGCTGTGA
- a CDS encoding DUF3422 family protein: MSPATEHPLRYALANELHARPSPRLAAPGTAVFVAFKEPRDAANRDADLDMAHLEELVERHGGPRPDPSGSHYQGVLGRHALKWESHTEFVSYMATVPGLPIRPFDPSAAAIFAEGWQQAAPGRRIAAVMVQVDLLPEDPAEARERMAGWFAPDSLAAIWVLDRTALIAGDFRIDADGWMRFAVFVRPGTSDSRVGRLVHRLVELETYRAMSMLGLGRARDLTRHLNELEPQLTAILASMADDARPADQLLHDLLAVSTRLEAQAVQHSFRFGANAAYEAIVHDRIAALREERFMDLQMLTEFMRRRYEPAMRTAKSAERRLGTMLERTARAAELLRTRVDVERSAQNQKIMHRMDRRADLQLRLQHTVEGLSVVAISYYALGLLGYALAPVAGAGGVDKALLVAVLTPPVILAVWWAMRRIRKRLHHPHDDEI; the protein is encoded by the coding sequence ATGAGCCCGGCCACCGAACATCCCTTGCGCTATGCGCTGGCCAATGAGCTGCATGCCCGGCCCTCGCCGCGGCTGGCCGCCCCCGGGACCGCCGTCTTCGTGGCCTTCAAGGAGCCGCGCGACGCCGCCAATCGGGATGCCGACCTGGACATGGCCCATCTGGAGGAGCTGGTCGAACGCCATGGCGGCCCGCGCCCCGATCCCTCCGGCAGCCATTACCAGGGGGTGCTGGGGCGGCATGCGCTGAAATGGGAAAGCCATACGGAATTCGTGTCCTACATGGCCACCGTGCCGGGCCTGCCGATCCGGCCGTTCGACCCCTCGGCTGCGGCGATCTTTGCCGAGGGCTGGCAGCAGGCCGCGCCGGGGCGGCGCATCGCGGCGGTGATGGTCCAGGTGGACCTGCTGCCCGAGGATCCGGCCGAGGCGCGCGAGCGGATGGCGGGCTGGTTCGCCCCCGACAGCCTGGCCGCGATCTGGGTCCTGGACCGCACGGCGCTGATCGCGGGGGATTTCCGGATCGATGCGGATGGCTGGATGCGCTTTGCGGTCTTTGTCCGGCCCGGCACCTCGGACAGCCGCGTGGGCCGGCTGGTCCACCGCCTGGTCGAGCTGGAGACCTATCGTGCCATGTCGATGCTGGGGCTGGGGCGCGCTCGCGACCTGACACGGCACCTGAACGAGCTCGAGCCGCAGCTGACCGCGATCCTGGCATCCATGGCCGATGATGCGCGCCCCGCCGATCAGCTGCTGCACGATCTGCTGGCGGTCTCGACCCGGCTGGAGGCGCAGGCGGTCCAGCATTCCTTCCGCTTCGGCGCGAATGCCGCCTATGAGGCGATCGTGCATGACCGCATCGCGGCCCTGCGCGAGGAACGGTTCATGGACCTGCAGATGTTGACCGAATTCATGCGCCGCCGCTACGAGCCCGCGATGCGCACCGCGAAATCGGCCGAGCGGCGCTTGGGCACGATGCTGGAACGCACCGCCCGCGCGGCCGAGCTGCTGCGCACCCGCGTCGATGTGGAACGCAGCGCCCAGAACCAGAAGATCATGCATCGCATGGACCGCCGCGCCGACCTGCAGCTGCGCCTGCAGCACACGGTCGAGGGGCTGTCGGTCGTGGCGATCAGCTATTACGCGCTCGGGCTGCTGGGCTATGCGCTGGCGCCGGTGGCGGGGGCAGGGGGGGTGGACAAGGCCCTGCTGGTGGCGGTGCTGACGCCGCCGGTGATCCTGGCCGTCTGGTGGGCGATGCGCCGCATCCGCAAGCGCCTGCACCATCCCCATGATGACGAGATCTGA
- a CDS encoding Re/Si-specific NAD(P)(+) transhydrogenase subunit alpha has protein sequence MKIGALKEGFENEARVAVTPASAGHLGKLGHEVFVESGAGARAGFRDEDYRQAGVTVLPDAAALIGAVDVLAKVRQPTEAEIGQMRAGQTVISFFYPAQNADLLAQAKDQGITAIAMDMVPRISRAQKMDALSSMANIAGYRAVIEAANNFGRFFTGQVTAAGKVPPAKVLVVGAGVAGLAAIGASVSLGAQVYAFDVRPEVAEQIESMGAEFVFLEFDEPVQDGAATGGYAAPSSPEFREKQLAKFRELAPQMDIVITTALIPGRDAPKLWTADMVAAMRQGSVIVDLAAEKGGNCDLTVPDERIVTENGVVIIGYTDFPSRMGAQASELYGNNIRHFLADLTPGKDGVIHHNMEDDVIRGATVVHDHDVTWPPPPPKVAAIAAQKPKEKKKAPTPEERRAAEAAAFKADTANQLKLLVGGGLLLLLIGLVAPASFMSHFIVFVLACFVGFRVIWNVAHSLHTPLMAITNAISSIIILGALMQIGSGSWWVVLLGALAVLMAGVNIFGGFLVTRRMLAMFQKS, from the coding sequence ATGAAGATTGGCGCATTGAAAGAGGGCTTCGAGAACGAGGCGCGGGTGGCCGTCACCCCGGCCTCGGCCGGGCATCTCGGCAAGCTGGGGCACGAGGTCTTCGTGGAAAGCGGCGCCGGCGCGCGGGCCGGGTTCCGCGACGAGGATTACCGCCAGGCGGGCGTCACCGTCCTGCCCGATGCGGCGGCGCTGATCGGCGCGGTGGACGTGCTGGCCAAGGTGCGCCAGCCCACCGAGGCCGAGATCGGGCAGATGCGCGCGGGTCAGACGGTGATCTCGTTCTTCTATCCGGCGCAGAACGCGGATCTGCTGGCGCAGGCCAAGGATCAGGGCATCACCGCCATCGCGATGGACATGGTGCCCCGGATCAGCCGGGCGCAAAAGATGGACGCGCTGTCCTCGATGGCCAATATCGCGGGCTATCGCGCGGTGATCGAGGCGGCGAACAATTTCGGGCGCTTCTTCACCGGCCAGGTGACCGCGGCGGGCAAGGTGCCCCCGGCCAAGGTGCTGGTCGTGGGCGCGGGCGTCGCGGGCCTGGCGGCGATCGGGGCATCCGTGTCCCTGGGCGCGCAGGTTTATGCCTTCGACGTGCGCCCCGAGGTGGCCGAGCAGATCGAATCCATGGGGGCGGAATTCGTCTTTCTGGAATTCGACGAACCGGTGCAGGACGGTGCGGCGACGGGCGGCTATGCGGCGCCCTCCAGCCCGGAATTCCGCGAAAAGCAGTTGGCCAAGTTCCGCGAGCTGGCCCCCCAGATGGACATCGTCATCACCACGGCGCTGATCCCGGGCCGCGACGCGCCCAAGCTGTGGACCGCGGACATGGTCGCCGCGATGCGGCAGGGCAGCGTCATCGTCGATCTGGCGGCCGAAAAGGGCGGCAATTGCGACCTGACCGTGCCGGACGAGCGCATCGTGACCGAAAACGGCGTGGTCATCATCGGCTATACCGACTTTCCCTCGCGCATGGGGGCGCAGGCCTCCGAGCTCTATGGCAACAACATCCGGCATTTCCTGGCCGACCTGACGCCGGGCAAGGACGGGGTCATCCATCACAACATGGAAGATGACGTGATCCGCGGCGCGACCGTGGTCCATGACCATGACGTGACATGGCCGCCCCCGCCGCCCAAGGTCGCAGCCATCGCGGCCCAGAAGCCCAAGGAGAAGAAGAAGGCCCCCACCCCGGAGGAACGTCGCGCTGCCGAGGCCGCGGCCTTCAAGGCCGACACCGCCAACCAGCTGAAGCTGCTGGTGGGGGGCGGCCTGCTGCTGCTGCTGATCGGGCTGGTGGCGCCGGCCAGCTTCATGTCGCATTTCATCGTCTTCGTGCTGGCCTGCTTCGTCGGTTTCCGGGTGATCTGGAACGTCGCCCATTCGCTGCACACGCCGCTGATGGCGATCACCAACGCGATCAGCTCCATCATCATCCTGGGCGCGCTGATGCAGATCGGGTCGGGGTCCTGGTGGGTCGTGCTGCTGGGCGCGCTGGCCGTGCTGATGGCGGGCGTCAACATCTTTGGCGGCTTCCTGGTCACGCGCCGGATGCTGGCCATGTTCCAGAAGTCGTAA
- a CDS encoding hybrid sensor histidine kinase/response regulator: protein MAHLDDRAGLPRSALAALPVLLAPMAVGAGALVAYPEAVTGKAAVLASTVAVAWYLMGGAVSLGHLSRGVAARRALRAIRGEVAAAPEPIWLCDDNGQVLFQNAAAQDEFEDLTGRPILALIARLRADAEGQLSELTARAMRHGNADLELAEGEVLSLSCLADAPLQIWSFQRAGIQPDGFELAAAMEDDQPQDEFDAIPVAMLRLAADGRIHRANAAARQLLDGLIAEDERSQNLAELLEGPGRPLAGWLADLAAGRGAKGTEMLRLRHPDSRQGEMRDRHFQLSMARDPSELGQLIAVLHDASALKTLEAQFVQSQKMQAIGQLAGGVAHDFNNLLTAISGHCDLLMLRHDKGDPDYADLDQISQNANRAAALVGQLLAFSRKQTLRLETIDLRDTLADLTHLLNRLVGERVGLSVTYDPVLRAIRADKRQLEQVIMNLVVNARDAMPQGGDISVRTENVHLTEAMSRDRVTLPKGDYVRISVADMGCGIAPDHLGKIFEPFFTTKRVGEGTGLGLSTAYGIVKQTGGFIFCDSTVGQGTTFSIYFPAHARVTALAERIPAPRPAPELAAGPKGTVLLVEDEAPVRAFAARALRLKGYEVLEADSGEAALAILNEKGAAVDVFVTDVVMPGMDGPTWIREGRKIVPEARVIFMSGYTEDIFIDGQVPVPNAQFLAKPFTLNELLGVVAVKFASGPESATSH from the coding sequence ATGGCGCATCTGGATGATCGGGCGGGATTGCCGCGTTCGGCGCTGGCGGCGCTGCCGGTGCTGCTGGCGCCGATGGCGGTCGGGGCAGGGGCCTTGGTCGCCTATCCCGAGGCGGTGACGGGCAAGGCCGCGGTGCTGGCCTCGACCGTGGCGGTGGCGTGGTATCTGATGGGCGGCGCGGTCAGCCTGGGACATCTGTCGCGCGGCGTGGCCGCACGCCGGGCCCTGCGCGCCATCCGGGGCGAGGTCGCCGCCGCGCCCGAGCCGATCTGGCTCTGCGACGATAACGGGCAGGTGCTGTTCCAGAACGCCGCCGCCCAGGACGAGTTCGAGGATCTGACCGGCCGTCCGATCCTGGCCCTGATCGCCCGGCTGCGCGCCGATGCCGAGGGGCAGCTGTCCGAACTGACCGCCCGGGCCATGCGCCACGGCAATGCCGATCTGGAACTGGCCGAGGGCGAAGTGCTGTCGCTATCCTGCCTGGCCGATGCGCCGCTGCAGATCTGGTCCTTTCAGCGCGCGGGCATCCAGCCCGACGGGTTCGAGCTGGCGGCCGCGATGGAGGATGACCAGCCCCAGGACGAATTCGACGCGATCCCCGTGGCGATGCTGCGCTTGGCCGCGGATGGGCGGATCCACCGTGCGAACGCCGCCGCGCGCCAGCTGCTGGACGGGCTGATCGCCGAGGATGAGCGCAGCCAGAACCTGGCCGAGCTGCTGGAGGGTCCGGGCCGACCGCTGGCCGGATGGCTGGCGGACCTGGCCGCCGGGCGCGGGGCCAAGGGGACCGAGATGCTGCGCCTGCGCCATCCCGACAGCCGCCAAGGCGAGATGCGCGACCGCCATTTCCAGCTGTCCATGGCGCGCGACCCGTCCGAGCTGGGCCAGCTGATCGCCGTCCTGCATGACGCCAGCGCGCTGAAGACGCTGGAGGCGCAGTTCGTCCAGAGCCAGAAGATGCAGGCCATCGGCCAGCTGGCAGGCGGTGTCGCCCATGATTTCAACAACTTGCTGACCGCGATCAGCGGGCATTGCGACCTGCTGATGCTGCGCCATGACAAGGGCGATCCCGACTATGCCGATCTGGACCAGATCAGCCAGAACGCCAACCGCGCCGCCGCCCTTGTCGGCCAGCTGCTGGCCTTCTCGCGCAAGCAGACCCTGCGGCTGGAGACGATCGACCTGCGCGATACCTTGGCCGACCTGACCCATCTCTTGAACCGTCTTGTCGGCGAGCGGGTGGGCCTGTCGGTGACCTACGACCCCGTGCTGCGCGCGATCCGCGCCGACAAGCGCCAATTGGAGCAGGTGATCATGAACCTCGTCGTGAATGCGCGCGATGCGATGCCGCAGGGGGGCGACATCTCGGTGCGGACCGAGAACGTCCACTTGACCGAGGCGATGAGCCGCGACCGCGTGACCCTGCCAAAGGGCGACTATGTCCGCATTTCGGTCGCCGACATGGGCTGCGGGATCGCGCCGGATCACCTGGGCAAGATCTTCGAGCCGTTCTTCACCACCAAGCGCGTGGGCGAGGGGACGGGCCTGGGCCTTTCGACCGCCTATGGGATCGTCAAGCAGACGGGCGGTTTCATCTTCTGCGACAGCACCGTGGGGCAGGGCACGACCTTCTCGATCTACTTCCCCGCCCATGCGCGAGTGACCGCCCTGGCCGAGCGGATCCCCGCGCCGCGCCCCGCGCCCGAGCTGGCCGCAGGTCCCAAGGGCACCGTGCTGCTGGTCGAGGACGAGGCCCCCGTCCGCGCCTTCGCCGCCCGCGCCTTGCGGCTGAAGGGTTACGAGGTGCTGGAGGCCGATTCAGGCGAGGCTGCGCTGGCCATCCTGAACGAGAAGGGCGCCGCGGTGGACGTCTTCGTGACCGATGTGGTGATGCCTGGGATGGATGGCCCGACCTGGATCCGCGAGGGCAGAAAGATCGTCCCCGAGGCACGGGTGATCTTCATGTCCGGTTATACTGAGGACATCTTTATCGACGGGCAGGTCCCGGTTCCGAATGCTCAGTTCCTTGCTAAACCTTTCACATTGAATGAACTTTTGGGCGTAGTAGCCGTGAAGTTTGCGAGCGGGCCTGAAAGTGCGACATCTCACTAG
- a CDS encoding RsmB/NOP family class I SAM-dependent RNA methyltransferase, translating to MTPGARIAAAITVLDAILSGQAAERALLRWSRASRFAGSGDRAALRDLVFGALRRRDSLAAMGGAMTGRGLMIGHLRAAGIDPATVFTGEGHAPAPLTGAEAAVQHPDPLPDDLPDWLRPVWGASLGADAGAVAAAMTDRAPVWLRVNPRRATPEAAARALADEGIVTEPAPDLPGALRVTANERAVARSQAYRDGLIELQDLSPQRACAALALDDGMRLLDYCAGGGGKALALASRQPGMQVEAHDADPRRMTDIPARAARAGLRITVTQAPRGDFDLVVADVPCSGSGTWRRTPDAKWRLTPQALGDLQALQARILDQAAGLVGPGGRLAYMTCSLLDGENGDQVQDFLARNGGFRRLDQRRWTPLDGGDGFFMAVLGRN from the coding sequence GTGACCCCCGGCGCGCGCATCGCCGCAGCCATCACCGTGCTGGACGCGATCCTGTCGGGGCAGGCGGCCGAACGGGCGCTGCTGCGCTGGTCGCGGGCCAGCCGCTTTGCCGGATCGGGCGACCGGGCGGCGCTGCGCGACCTGGTCTTCGGCGCGCTGCGCAGGCGCGACAGCCTGGCCGCGATGGGCGGGGCGATGACGGGCCGGGGGCTGATGATCGGCCATCTGCGCGCGGCGGGGATCGACCCGGCCACGGTCTTCACCGGCGAGGGCCATGCGCCCGCGCCCCTGACCGGGGCCGAGGCCGCGGTGCAGCACCCCGATCCCTTGCCCGACGATCTGCCCGATTGGCTGCGCCCGGTTTGGGGCGCCTCGCTCGGGGCGGATGCGGGGGCGGTGGCCGCCGCGATGACCGATCGCGCGCCGGTCTGGCTGCGCGTGAACCCCCGGCGCGCCACGCCCGAGGCCGCCGCGCGCGCCCTGGCCGATGAGGGGATTGTCACCGAGCCCGCCCCCGATCTGCCCGGCGCCTTGCGCGTCACCGCGAATGAACGCGCCGTCGCGCGCTCGCAGGCCTATCGCGACGGGCTGATCGAGCTGCAGGACCTGTCGCCGCAGCGCGCCTGCGCGGCGCTGGCGCTGGATGACGGGATGCGGCTGCTGGATTACTGCGCGGGCGGGGGCGGCAAGGCGCTGGCCTTGGCCTCGCGCCAGCCGGGGATGCAGGTCGAGGCGCATGATGCCGATCCGCGGCGGATGACGGATATTCCCGCGCGCGCGGCGCGGGCGGGGCTGCGGATCACCGTGACGCAGGCGCCGCGGGGGGATTTCGATCTGGTCGTAGCGGATGTGCCCTGTTCGGGGTCGGGGACGTGGCGCCGGACGCCCGACGCGAAATGGCGCCTGACCCCGCAGGCCCTGGGCGACCTGCAGGCGCTGCAGGCCCGGATCCTGGACCAGGCGGCGGGGCTGGTCGGGCCGGGCGGGCGGCTGGCCTATATGACCTGCTCGCTGCTGGATGGCGAGAATGGCGACCAGGTGCAGGACTTCCTGGCGCGGAACGGCGGTTTCCGGCGGCTGGATCAGCGGCGCTGGACGCCCTTGGACGGCGGGGACGGGTTTTTCATGGCGGTCTTGGGCAGAAATTAA
- a CDS encoding TIGR01244 family sulfur transferase: protein MDLRQLSPTLAVSPQIQPQDLPALAQAGFKVLVNNRPDDEVGPEIDHDVMAQAAADAGMRYHYLPFHPGQITPQLIAEFGEATAGQAPVIAYCRSGNRCTVLWALNQAGRMPEEEILQTADQAGYDLTGIRPLIASLASRKA from the coding sequence ATGGATTTGCGTCAACTCAGCCCGACATTGGCGGTCTCGCCGCAGATCCAGCCGCAGGACCTGCCCGCGCTGGCCCAAGCCGGATTCAAGGTGCTGGTCAACAACCGCCCCGATGACGAGGTCGGCCCCGAGATCGACCATGACGTGATGGCCCAGGCCGCCGCGGATGCGGGGATGCGCTATCACTACCTGCCCTTCCATCCGGGCCAGATCACCCCCCAGCTGATCGCCGAATTCGGCGAGGCGACAGCGGGCCAGGCGCCGGTCATCGCCTATTGCCGGTCAGGCAACCGCTGCACGGTCCTCTGGGCGCTGAACCAGGCCGGCCGCATGCCCGAGGAGGAGATCCTGCAGACCGCCGATCAGGCCGGATACGACCTGACCGGCATCCGCCCGCTGATCGCCTCGCTGGCCAGCCGCAAGGCGTGA
- a CDS encoding NAD(P)(+) transhydrogenase (Re/Si-specific) subunit beta gives MEYGFTTAAYVVASVLFILALGGLSGQESAKRAIWYGIAGMALAVIATLFGPGAGNWFLSVVMIAIGGTAGWLIAKRVQMTEMPQLVAAMHSLVGLAAVFVGFNAQIELGRVLRARAEGVEQVWTGFAALLADKTPAEIAMLKIEVFLGVFIGAVTFTGSVVAFGKLSGRVDGKPKKLPGGHMLNAGALALSILLGVLYFTGTGPAIFWLIVITLLAFFIGYHLIMGIGGADMPVVVSMLNSYSGWAAAAIGFTLGNDLLIVTGALVGSSGAILSYIMCKAMNRNFVSVILGGFGGETGPAAAIEGEQVAIDADGVAAALNEADSVVIVPGYGMAVAQAQGAVSELTRKLRAAGKEVRFAIHPVAGRLPGHMNVLLAEAKVPYDIVLEMDEINEDFPSTDVVIIIGSNDIVNPAAQDDPNSPIAGMPVLEVWKAKQVFVSKRGQGTGYSGIENPLFFKENTRMFYGDAKDSINKLLPMVD, from the coding sequence ATGGAATACGGATTCACCACTGCGGCCTATGTGGTCGCCTCGGTCCTCTTCATCCTGGCCCTGGGCGGGCTGTCGGGACAGGAAAGCGCCAAGCGCGCCATCTGGTACGGCATCGCGGGCATGGCGCTGGCCGTCATCGCCACGCTGTTCGGGCCGGGCGCGGGCAACTGGTTCCTGTCGGTCGTGATGATCGCCATCGGCGGCACCGCGGGCTGGCTGATCGCCAAGCGTGTCCAGATGACCGAGATGCCCCAGCTGGTCGCAGCCATGCATTCGCTGGTGGGCCTGGCCGCGGTCTTCGTCGGCTTCAACGCCCAGATCGAGCTGGGCCGCGTGCTGCGCGCCCGCGCCGAGGGGGTCGAGCAGGTCTGGACCGGCTTCGCCGCCCTGCTGGCCGACAAGACCCCGGCCGAGATCGCCATGCTGAAGATCGAGGTGTTCCTGGGCGTATTCATCGGCGCGGTGACCTTCACCGGGTCCGTCGTGGCCTTCGGCAAGCTGTCGGGCCGCGTGGACGGCAAGCCCAAGAAGCTGCCCGGCGGGCATATGCTGAACGCGGGCGCGCTGGCCTTGTCGATCCTGCTGGGCGTGCTCTATTTCACCGGCACGGGGCCGGCGATCTTCTGGCTGATCGTCATCACGCTCCTGGCCTTCTTCATCGGCTATCACCTGATCATGGGCATCGGCGGCGCGGACATGCCGGTCGTGGTGTCGATGCTGAACAGCTATTCCGGTTGGGCGGCCGCGGCGATCGGCTTCACGCTCGGCAATGACCTGCTGATCGTGACGGGGGCACTGGTCGGGTCCTCGGGGGCGATCCTGTCCTATATCATGTGCAAGGCGATGAACCGCAACTTCGTCAGCGTTATCCTGGGCGGCTTTGGCGGAGAAACCGGCCCCGCCGCTGCGATCGAGGGCGAACAGGTGGCCATCGACGCGGATGGCGTGGCCGCCGCCCTGAACGAGGCCGACAGCGTCGTCATCGTTCCGGGTTACGGCATGGCCGTGGCCCAGGCCCAGGGCGCGGTCAGCGAGCTGACCCGCAAGCTGCGCGCCGCGGGCAAGGAGGTGCGCTTTGCCATCCACCCCGTCGCCGGACGCCTGCCGGGCCACATGAACGTGCTGCTGGCCGAGGCCAAGGTCCCCTATGACATCGTACTGGAGATGGACGAGATCAACGAGGACTTCCCCTCGACCGATGTCGTCATCATCATCGGGTCGAACGACATCGTGAACCCCGCGGCCCAAGACGATCCGAACAGCCCCATCGCCGGCATGCCGGTGCTGGAGGTGTGGAAAGCCAAGCAGGTCTTCGTCAGCAAGCGCGGCCAAGGCACCGGCTATAGCGGGATCGAGAACCCCCTGTTCTTCAAGGAGAACACGCGGATGTTCTATGGCGATGCGAAGGACAGCATCAACAAGCTGCTGCCCATGGTCGACTGA
- the gph gene encoding phosphoglycolate phosphatase (PGP is an essential enzyme in the glycolate salvage pathway in higher organisms (photorespiration in plants). Phosphoglycolate results from the oxidase activity of RubisCO in the Calvin cycle when concentrations of carbon dioxide are low relative to oxygen. This enzyme is a member of the Haloacid Dehalogenase (HAD) superfamily of aspartate-nucleophile hydrolase enzymes (PF00702).), with protein MPNPCPIVLDLDGTLIDSAPDIHACVNAVLRQHRIAPLGLPRVRSFIGGGVELLWSRIMAACRIDPAHRPELIAAFMARYHDATALTRLFPGVTEALGRLADDGHPLGICTNKPMGPTRHVLQHFGLSQLFPVVIGGDTLPKRKPDPAPLRLAFDQLGGPGLYVGDSEFDADCAAAMPAPFLLFTGGYRLKPEAELPHLAAFDRFEQLPTLVADAAMTRPA; from the coding sequence ATGCCCAACCCCTGCCCCATCGTTCTGGACCTCGACGGCACGCTGATCGACAGCGCGCCGGATATCCATGCCTGCGTGAACGCGGTCCTGCGGCAGCATCGGATCGCGCCGCTCGGCCTGCCCCGGGTGCGCAGCTTCATCGGCGGCGGGGTCGAGCTGCTGTGGTCGCGCATCATGGCCGCCTGCCGGATCGATCCGGCGCATCGGCCCGAACTGATCGCGGCCTTCATGGCGCGCTATCACGACGCGACGGCGCTGACGCGGCTGTTTCCCGGCGTGACCGAGGCCTTGGGGCGGCTAGCCGATGACGGGCACCCGCTCGGGATCTGCACGAACAAGCCGATGGGGCCGACGCGCCATGTGCTGCAGCATTTCGGGTTGTCGCAGCTGTTTCCCGTGGTCATCGGCGGGGACACGCTGCCGAAGCGCAAGCCCGATCCTGCACCGCTTCGGCTGGCCTTCGATCAGTTGGGGGGACCGGGCCTCTATGTCGGCGACAGCGAATTCGACGCCGATTGCGCGGCCGCCATGCCAGCGCCCTTCCTGCTCTTCACCGGCGGATATCGGCTGAAGCCGGAGGCCGAACTGCCCCATCTGGCGGCCTTCGACCGGTTCGAGCAGCTGCCCACCTTGGTGGCCGATGCGGCGATGACGCGACCGGCTTGA
- a CDS encoding arsenate reductase family protein: MSKTLTMYGLAHCSTCQKAQAALEEHGWSVTFRDVQAEPLDRDERAALVRDFGDKIVNRASLTWRGMSEEERAADPVAMMGDKPSVMKRPAIRAGDQRTLGWTANVKRAFGVPA; this comes from the coding sequence ATGTCCAAGACCCTGACCATGTACGGCCTGGCCCATTGTTCGACCTGCCAGAAGGCGCAGGCCGCGCTGGAGGAGCATGGCTGGAGTGTGACCTTCCGCGACGTCCAGGCCGAGCCGCTGGACCGCGACGAACGCGCGGCCTTGGTCCGCGATTTCGGCGACAAGATCGTGAACCGGGCCAGCCTGACCTGGCGCGGCATGTCCGAGGAGGAGCGCGCCGCCGATCCGGTCGCGATGATGGGCGACAAGCCATCGGTCATGAAGCGCCCGGCGATCCGCGCGGGCGATCAGAGGACCCTGGGCTGGACGGCCAATGTCAAGCGCGCCTTCGGCGTGCCCGCCTGA